The Pseudochaenichthys georgianus chromosome 8, fPseGeo1.2, whole genome shotgun sequence genome has a segment encoding these proteins:
- the LOC117450525 gene encoding myocardin-related transcription factor A-like isoform X1, whose product MAMLEHLPCIRIDPAPLRPQPISRDMEERALRFELERQACQSLRQVLQLKLQQRRSREELINQGIMPPLKSSAAFHEQRRSLERARTEDYLKRKIRARPERAELIRMHILEELSAEPSLQAKQMQLKRARLADDLNDKISHRPGPMELIHKNILPVHSSIKQAIIETRFPKASGDNSSCDEDSSYSLSPEEPLSQESPLGLNPLPSPPETLSCIPSPAQVCTPAPALPPISGSSPSFKLTNGTAALAAHRTGAPSHIKSHHKPSSDRSAQRHKKPKDSKPKIKKLKYHQYIPPDQKGDKEPPPHLDSSYAKILQQQQLFLQLQILSQQQQHYNYHAILPAPPKPQTDQQPSSSSSSSSTTSSPPRPVAASSTAANQSRQTSAPLAGTKPACLPPNLDEMKVAELKSELKLRSLTVSGTKNDLIERLRSYQELKGGADTSSSPTAGGPTGPGAGGAARAFRAAANNNNTSQQQFQFQSHQMSALIADMPLQQLSLGGSVSPQNDPLTPSDLSPMSSDTGFNSDPLGEMMSSPLSPGSLQPCAAAPLAAHIKEEPMGSPPAPCQFSLKPASLRTHCPITAPAPAVDLDKDRLLHEKDRQIEDLTRLLRQNQHLVELLRLQLEHRSREGAEPLVLVRVKQEPPDKPSVPLSFRHTPSPLSREMVTVKQEATDSEESETTTQSPERTQMKPQQMNTQTKQLLQQSTLQLAQQQAVQQLLLQQQRNIQNQQQLIQNRSQAAENLQKVSQQRKKKSHKQQIKQQQQHVLQSQQQQQQQQQQQSKQQHHQQQQQQLKQQILLKQQKTLLQQQQSKQLQQIQTKIHVKQRQAAQVSQQPGSAPSFPLDLFKGDSTPTLVTDGNGNHFLIALTNHIADNQRTDAPESKATNHIALQRLQSTPAKLPSHNAVQQTIAENHCEQNVGFLKQQETKNGGPQESVVHQQDVSQCLSAPPSLQPFFKDQESSPSGKYSPPSQTELCPSLDVLFSPLSPASIWTTASSPDNKDTEPEEDFIDIILQTGEMSTTYKPAPGFSPHHVHPHSPRPPSPLHLLLSPPTPPSCDTSQSELQAFDDTTEEKQHLGSAGNGRLEDFLESTTGKPLLAGEPGGLLTLIDDLHSHMLCTPSILDRPLSPLDTFDMAAEGESGLDCMDWLDLTMGREREEETPTLAPLGPQTPPSVFCADFLDTYDLM is encoded by the exons CCCTGAAAAGTTCAGCTGCCTTCCACGAACAGAGACGCAGTTTGGAGCGAGCGCGG aCTGAGGATTATCTGAAGAGGAAGATCAGAGCCCGACCTGAGCGCGCCGAGCTGATCCGGATGCACATCCTGGAGG AGTTGTCAGCGGAGCCGTCTCTTCAGGCCAAGCAGATGCAGCTGAAGAGAGCTCGCCTGGCCGATGATTTGAACGATAAGATCTCCCACCGGCCGGGGCCCATGGAGCTCATCCACAAAAACATCCTGCCTGTTCACTCCAGCATCAAACAGGCCATCATAG AGACACGGTTTCCAAAGGCTTCGGGCGATAACTCGTCATGTGATGAGGACAGCAGTTACAGTCTGTCTCCAGAAGAGCCTCTGAGCCAGGAGTCTCCTCTGGGTCTGAATCCTCTGCCCTCTCCCCCAGAAACACTGAGCTGCATCCCGTCTCCTGCACAG GTCTGTACTCCTGCTCCTGCTCTCCCGCCAATCTCTGGATCCTCCCCCTCATTCAAGCTGACCAATGGGACGGCGGCATTAGCCGCACATAGGACAGGGGCGCCCTCACATATCAAG TCCCATCACAAACCGAGCTCTGACCGCTCTGCACAGAGACACAAGAAGCCAAAGGACAGCAAGCCAAAG ATTAAAAAGTTAAAGTACCATCAGTACATCCCTCCCGACCAGAAGGGAGATAAAGAGCCTCCCCCCCATCTGGACTCTTCTTACGCCAAAatcctgcagcagcagcagctcttcCTGCAGCTGCAGATCCTgagtcagcagcagcagcactacAACTACCACGCCATCCTGCCCGCACCCCCCAA ACCTCAGACAGATCAGCAGccatcttcctcttcctcctccagtTCAACGACCTCCTCCCCCCCTCGACCTGTCGCTGCCTCCTCAACAGCCGCTAACCAGTCCCGTCAGACTTCTGCTCCGTTAGCTGGGACAAAGCCAGCGTGCCTACCTCCAAACCTGGATGAAATGAAG GTGGCGGAGCTGAAGTCTGAGTTGAAGCTGCGCAGCCTCACAGTCTCCGGCACCAAAAACGACCTGATCGAGAGGCTGAGGAGCTACCAGGAGCTGAAGGGAGGCGCCGACACTTCCTCCTCTCCGACAGCAGGGGGTCCCACAGGGCCGGGGGCTGGAGGAGCAGCGAGAGCCTTCAGAGCGGctgcaaacaacaacaacacatcacAACAACAGTTTCAGTTTCAGAGCCATCAGATGTCCGCTCTGATCG CCGATATGCCTCTGCAGCAACTGTCCCTCGGTGGATCCGTCTCCCCCCAAAACGACCCCCTCACGCCCTCTGACCTCTCCCCCATGAGTTCAGATACCGGCTTTAACAGCGACCCCCTGGGGGAAATG ATGAGTTCCCCTCTCAGCCCGGGGAGTCTTCAGCCATGTGCAGCTGCTCCTCTGGCTGCACACATTAAAGAAGAACCGATGGGTTCCCCTCCAGCCCCCTGTCAGTTCTCTCTAAAGCCGGCCTCTCTGCGGACACATTGCCCAATCACCGCCCCGGCTCCAGCGGTGGACCTGGACAAAGACCGGCTGCTGCACGAGAAGGACCGGCAGATCGAGGATCTGACGCGGCTGCTGAGGCAGAACCAGCATCTGGTGGAGCTGCTGAGGCTGCAGCTGGAGCACCGCAGCAGGGAGGGAGCCGAGCCGCTGGTTCTGGTGCGAGTTAAACAAGAACCTCCTGATAAACCCAGCGTCCCTCTCTCTTTCCGCCATACACCGTCCCCTCTCTCACGTGAGATGGTCACTGTCAAGCAGGAGGCCACGGATTCAGAGGAGAGTGAGACAACCACACAATCACCAGAGAGAACTCAAATGAAACCGCAACAGATGAACACTCAGACTAAACAGCTTCTGCAGCAAAGCACTCTGCAGCTGGCCCAGCAGCAGGCCGTGCAGCAGCTGTTGCTCCAGCAGCAGCGCAACATTCAgaaccagcagcagctcatccagaaccGCAGTCAGGCGGCGGAGAACCTGCAGAAGGTttctcagcagaggaagaagaaaTCTCACAAGCAGCAGAtcaaacagcagcagcagcatgtgttgcagtcacaacaacaacaacaacaacaacagcagcagcagtcaaaacaacaacatcatcagcagcagcagcagcagctgaagCAGCAGATTCTGCTGAAGCAGCAGAAGACGTTGCTACAGCAACAGCAGAGCAAACAGCTGCAACAGATCCAGACCAAGATCCATGTGAAGCAACGACAGGCAGCTCAG GTGTCTCAGCAGCCAGGCTCAGCGCCCTCTTTCCCTCTGGATCTCTTCAAGGGTGACTCCACCCCCACTCTGGTCACTGACGGCAACGGCAACCACTTCCTGATTGCACTGACCAATCACATCGCTGATAACCAAAGAACTGATGCACCTGAGAGCAAAGCAACCAATCACATCGCACTGCAG CGACTACAGTCCACTCCAGCCAAGCTCCCCAGCCACAACGCTGTTCAGCAGACAATCGCTGAAAATCATTGCGAACAGAATGTGGGATTTTTAAAACAGCAAGAGACAAAG AATGGGGGACCTCAGGAGTCTGTAGTCCATCAGCAGGACGTGTCTCAGTGTCTGTCTGCCCCCCCCAGCCTGCAGCCTTTCTTTAAGGACCAGGAGAGTTCTCCTTCGGGGAAATACTCACCTCCTTCTCAAACC gAGTTGTGTCCCAGTCTGGATGTCTTGTTCAGTCCTCTGTCTCCAGCTTCCATTTGGACCACTGCCTCATCGCCTGATAACAAA GATACAGAGCCTGAAGAGGATTTTATTGACATCATTTTGCAGACAGGAG AAATGTCGACCACCTACAAACCAGCGCCAGGCTTTTCTCCCCACCATGTTCACCCACACTCCCCTCGGCCTCCCTCCCCCCTCCACCTGCTGctctccccccccaccccacccaGCTGTGACACCTCGCAGTCTGAGCTGCAGGCCTTTGACGACACCACAGAAGAAAAGCAACACCTCGGTAGCGCTGGGAATGGCCGCCTGGAGGACTTCCTGGAAAGCACCACTGGGAAGCCTCTCCTGGCGGGGGAGCCTGGGGGTCTGCTGACTCTGATCGATgacctccacagtcacatgctgtGCACCCCCAGCATCCTGGACCGCCCCCTGTCGCCCCTGGATACCTTCGACATGGCAGCGGAGGGGGAGTCGGGGCTGGACTGCATGGATTGGTTGGACCTTACCATgggaagagagagggaggaggagaccCCCACTCTGGCCCCTCTTGGCCCACAGACACCACCAAGTGTCTTTTGTGCCGACTTCCTAGACACCTATGACCTAATgtag
- the LOC117450525 gene encoding myocardin-related transcription factor A-like isoform X2: protein METEFGANSGAFIPSPHSDAVANELQEMSLQPAPNLLPVRERKDVLQLKLQQRRSREELINQGIMPPLKSSAAFHEQRRSLERARTEDYLKRKIRARPERAELIRMHILEELSAEPSLQAKQMQLKRARLADDLNDKISHRPGPMELIHKNILPVHSSIKQAIIETRFPKASGDNSSCDEDSSYSLSPEEPLSQESPLGLNPLPSPPETLSCIPSPAQVCTPAPALPPISGSSPSFKLTNGTAALAAHRTGAPSHIKSHHKPSSDRSAQRHKKPKDSKPKIKKLKYHQYIPPDQKGDKEPPPHLDSSYAKILQQQQLFLQLQILSQQQQHYNYHAILPAPPKPQTDQQPSSSSSSSSTTSSPPRPVAASSTAANQSRQTSAPLAGTKPACLPPNLDEMKVAELKSELKLRSLTVSGTKNDLIERLRSYQELKGGADTSSSPTAGGPTGPGAGGAARAFRAAANNNNTSQQQFQFQSHQMSALIADMPLQQLSLGGSVSPQNDPLTPSDLSPMSSDTGFNSDPLGEMMSSPLSPGSLQPCAAAPLAAHIKEEPMGSPPAPCQFSLKPASLRTHCPITAPAPAVDLDKDRLLHEKDRQIEDLTRLLRQNQHLVELLRLQLEHRSREGAEPLVLVRVKQEPPDKPSVPLSFRHTPSPLSREMVTVKQEATDSEESETTTQSPERTQMKPQQMNTQTKQLLQQSTLQLAQQQAVQQLLLQQQRNIQNQQQLIQNRSQAAENLQKVSQQRKKKSHKQQIKQQQQHVLQSQQQQQQQQQQQSKQQHHQQQQQQLKQQILLKQQKTLLQQQQSKQLQQIQTKIHVKQRQAAQVSQQPGSAPSFPLDLFKGDSTPTLVTDGNGNHFLIALTNHIADNQRTDAPESKATNHIALQRLQSTPAKLPSHNAVQQTIAENHCEQNVGFLKQQETKNGGPQESVVHQQDVSQCLSAPPSLQPFFKDQESSPSGKYSPPSQTELCPSLDVLFSPLSPASIWTTASSPDNKDTEPEEDFIDIILQTGEMSTTYKPAPGFSPHHVHPHSPRPPSPLHLLLSPPTPPSCDTSQSELQAFDDTTEEKQHLGSAGNGRLEDFLESTTGKPLLAGEPGGLLTLIDDLHSHMLCTPSILDRPLSPLDTFDMAAEGESGLDCMDWLDLTMGREREEETPTLAPLGPQTPPSVFCADFLDTYDLM, encoded by the exons CCCTGAAAAGTTCAGCTGCCTTCCACGAACAGAGACGCAGTTTGGAGCGAGCGCGG aCTGAGGATTATCTGAAGAGGAAGATCAGAGCCCGACCTGAGCGCGCCGAGCTGATCCGGATGCACATCCTGGAGG AGTTGTCAGCGGAGCCGTCTCTTCAGGCCAAGCAGATGCAGCTGAAGAGAGCTCGCCTGGCCGATGATTTGAACGATAAGATCTCCCACCGGCCGGGGCCCATGGAGCTCATCCACAAAAACATCCTGCCTGTTCACTCCAGCATCAAACAGGCCATCATAG AGACACGGTTTCCAAAGGCTTCGGGCGATAACTCGTCATGTGATGAGGACAGCAGTTACAGTCTGTCTCCAGAAGAGCCTCTGAGCCAGGAGTCTCCTCTGGGTCTGAATCCTCTGCCCTCTCCCCCAGAAACACTGAGCTGCATCCCGTCTCCTGCACAG GTCTGTACTCCTGCTCCTGCTCTCCCGCCAATCTCTGGATCCTCCCCCTCATTCAAGCTGACCAATGGGACGGCGGCATTAGCCGCACATAGGACAGGGGCGCCCTCACATATCAAG TCCCATCACAAACCGAGCTCTGACCGCTCTGCACAGAGACACAAGAAGCCAAAGGACAGCAAGCCAAAG ATTAAAAAGTTAAAGTACCATCAGTACATCCCTCCCGACCAGAAGGGAGATAAAGAGCCTCCCCCCCATCTGGACTCTTCTTACGCCAAAatcctgcagcagcagcagctcttcCTGCAGCTGCAGATCCTgagtcagcagcagcagcactacAACTACCACGCCATCCTGCCCGCACCCCCCAA ACCTCAGACAGATCAGCAGccatcttcctcttcctcctccagtTCAACGACCTCCTCCCCCCCTCGACCTGTCGCTGCCTCCTCAACAGCCGCTAACCAGTCCCGTCAGACTTCTGCTCCGTTAGCTGGGACAAAGCCAGCGTGCCTACCTCCAAACCTGGATGAAATGAAG GTGGCGGAGCTGAAGTCTGAGTTGAAGCTGCGCAGCCTCACAGTCTCCGGCACCAAAAACGACCTGATCGAGAGGCTGAGGAGCTACCAGGAGCTGAAGGGAGGCGCCGACACTTCCTCCTCTCCGACAGCAGGGGGTCCCACAGGGCCGGGGGCTGGAGGAGCAGCGAGAGCCTTCAGAGCGGctgcaaacaacaacaacacatcacAACAACAGTTTCAGTTTCAGAGCCATCAGATGTCCGCTCTGATCG CCGATATGCCTCTGCAGCAACTGTCCCTCGGTGGATCCGTCTCCCCCCAAAACGACCCCCTCACGCCCTCTGACCTCTCCCCCATGAGTTCAGATACCGGCTTTAACAGCGACCCCCTGGGGGAAATG ATGAGTTCCCCTCTCAGCCCGGGGAGTCTTCAGCCATGTGCAGCTGCTCCTCTGGCTGCACACATTAAAGAAGAACCGATGGGTTCCCCTCCAGCCCCCTGTCAGTTCTCTCTAAAGCCGGCCTCTCTGCGGACACATTGCCCAATCACCGCCCCGGCTCCAGCGGTGGACCTGGACAAAGACCGGCTGCTGCACGAGAAGGACCGGCAGATCGAGGATCTGACGCGGCTGCTGAGGCAGAACCAGCATCTGGTGGAGCTGCTGAGGCTGCAGCTGGAGCACCGCAGCAGGGAGGGAGCCGAGCCGCTGGTTCTGGTGCGAGTTAAACAAGAACCTCCTGATAAACCCAGCGTCCCTCTCTCTTTCCGCCATACACCGTCCCCTCTCTCACGTGAGATGGTCACTGTCAAGCAGGAGGCCACGGATTCAGAGGAGAGTGAGACAACCACACAATCACCAGAGAGAACTCAAATGAAACCGCAACAGATGAACACTCAGACTAAACAGCTTCTGCAGCAAAGCACTCTGCAGCTGGCCCAGCAGCAGGCCGTGCAGCAGCTGTTGCTCCAGCAGCAGCGCAACATTCAgaaccagcagcagctcatccagaaccGCAGTCAGGCGGCGGAGAACCTGCAGAAGGTttctcagcagaggaagaagaaaTCTCACAAGCAGCAGAtcaaacagcagcagcagcatgtgttgcagtcacaacaacaacaacaacaacaacagcagcagcagtcaaaacaacaacatcatcagcagcagcagcagcagctgaagCAGCAGATTCTGCTGAAGCAGCAGAAGACGTTGCTACAGCAACAGCAGAGCAAACAGCTGCAACAGATCCAGACCAAGATCCATGTGAAGCAACGACAGGCAGCTCAG GTGTCTCAGCAGCCAGGCTCAGCGCCCTCTTTCCCTCTGGATCTCTTCAAGGGTGACTCCACCCCCACTCTGGTCACTGACGGCAACGGCAACCACTTCCTGATTGCACTGACCAATCACATCGCTGATAACCAAAGAACTGATGCACCTGAGAGCAAAGCAACCAATCACATCGCACTGCAG CGACTACAGTCCACTCCAGCCAAGCTCCCCAGCCACAACGCTGTTCAGCAGACAATCGCTGAAAATCATTGCGAACAGAATGTGGGATTTTTAAAACAGCAAGAGACAAAG AATGGGGGACCTCAGGAGTCTGTAGTCCATCAGCAGGACGTGTCTCAGTGTCTGTCTGCCCCCCCCAGCCTGCAGCCTTTCTTTAAGGACCAGGAGAGTTCTCCTTCGGGGAAATACTCACCTCCTTCTCAAACC gAGTTGTGTCCCAGTCTGGATGTCTTGTTCAGTCCTCTGTCTCCAGCTTCCATTTGGACCACTGCCTCATCGCCTGATAACAAA GATACAGAGCCTGAAGAGGATTTTATTGACATCATTTTGCAGACAGGAG AAATGTCGACCACCTACAAACCAGCGCCAGGCTTTTCTCCCCACCATGTTCACCCACACTCCCCTCGGCCTCCCTCCCCCCTCCACCTGCTGctctccccccccaccccacccaGCTGTGACACCTCGCAGTCTGAGCTGCAGGCCTTTGACGACACCACAGAAGAAAAGCAACACCTCGGTAGCGCTGGGAATGGCCGCCTGGAGGACTTCCTGGAAAGCACCACTGGGAAGCCTCTCCTGGCGGGGGAGCCTGGGGGTCTGCTGACTCTGATCGATgacctccacagtcacatgctgtGCACCCCCAGCATCCTGGACCGCCCCCTGTCGCCCCTGGATACCTTCGACATGGCAGCGGAGGGGGAGTCGGGGCTGGACTGCATGGATTGGTTGGACCTTACCATgggaagagagagggaggaggagaccCCCACTCTGGCCCCTCTTGGCCCACAGACACCACCAAGTGTCTTTTGTGCCGACTTCCTAGACACCTATGACCTAATgtag